In Helicobacter anatolicus, the sequence ATCATAAATCGCCTAAATGAGTATATTCTAAAGATATTTTATTTATTTTATTTTTTTCAATGAATATATAGGTGATAGCATGGACCCATTAATTAATAATGAAAGCATAGTATTTTGTGATAAAATGGAAAAAAGTATAAAAAATGGAAAAGTTTATGCCATTAATACTATTGATGGAGTTTTTGTAAAAGAATGTTTTTTACAGGGAGAATTATTAAAACTAGAATCTATCAATAAAGAATATCCACCATTATTCTTTAATCTCAAAGATATTTTTAAAGTATCACAAGAAGAACTACCCATTATTGATGTAGATTCCATGCCATTTTAAAAGAGCTTTGATGGTTAAAAAAATACAAATTATAGAAAATATCTATAAGATAGAAAAACAAGATAATAAGAATAAAGATAAAAATAAAGCAAATGCCCTTCATTACAAAGCAAAAAACAAAAGCATAAGCTTTAAAAAAATCATAGAAAAACAAATGAAAATAAAATAATCCAAATCACCTAAGGAAGCAAACAATGAATAAAGATTTTGAAGAGTTTTTTAAAGATGCACCAACTATGGAACAAAAAGAAGAGCTATTAAAAAATAATAATTTTATGAAGTTAGATCATGAAAAATTAAAATATCACTTATTGCCCCCCTTAGCATTAAAAAAAGTTGTTGGAGTTTTAACTTATGGAGCAAATAAATATGCTGAAGAAAATTGGAGGAATTCTAAAAAAGAAGATTATAAAAGAATGCTGAGTGCAACTTATAGACACATAGAAGCTTATAGAAGTGGTGAATACTTTGATAATGAAAGTAAATATCCACACCTAGCCCATGCAATATGTAATCTTTTATTTTTATTAGAGCTTGAAAAAGTATGATTTTTACTACCAAAGAACTAGGGGAACTTCTAAGCCTTACAGAAAGGCACATTTATAATTTAGAGAAACAAGGAATATTAAAAAAAGAAAACAAAAATGAGTGGGATGCACCAAAGAATATCAAAGCTTATATTGAATATAAATTAGAAAATGAAGGTAAAACTAGCGATTATGGAAAAATAAAAGCAAGAAGAGAATTAGCCGATGCTAAGCTCAAAGAACTTACACTAAAAGAAAAGCAAGGAGAATTAATCCACATTACTACCATTGCAAAAGAATTAGAAGATATTGCTGTGACAATATCAAATAAACTCTATGCCCTTCCTCACACAATAAAATCCCAAACAAAAATCACAAAAGAAACAGAGAAGCTCCTTAATATTGAAGTAGAAAAGATTTTAAACGAACTTAAAGACCCTAGGGAGTATGAAATAAAGGCTAATTTATTTTTAGAAAAACAAGCACTAGAAAAAGAAGGGATAGAGGATGATAAAGAAATTAAAGAAGAGGATTAAAAAAGAGACTTAGGGATTTTAGATAAAATAATAATAGTGAAACAAAGGAGCAAAGAAGTGACAGCACAAGAGATAAAAGACTTTTGCAAGGAGCAAGGACTAACTTATAAGCAATTGGGTGATCTGATAGGGTATAGTGAGAGTTCTTTAAAAAGTATATTAACAACAGGGAAAATTAGCGAAAATTTAGAAAAATCCATAAAGCTACTTATAGATAATAGAGATTTGAAGTTAAAATTAAAAGAAATGGATAATCTTAAAAACACACTAAAAACGCTACTAGACTTAAAATAATTTAACGAGCCAATTTTTTGGCTGGTTGTTTTCTTCAACTTTTTTTATAAAATATTTTAAAATAATAAGCTTTTTTATTGACTTTAGGTTTAAATTTTGTTATAATTTTAACATCAAAGGTTGATAGCTTCAACTTTTGAAATAAAAATAGAAAGGAGAGTTAAACAATGGAATTAGCAGAGAACCTTATCAACTTGCTAACAGCCATAATTTGCTTGATAACGGCAATTATCACAGCAAAAAACAAAGGGTAAGCTAAGGGGGCAGGTTGCCCCACCTTTTGTATATTGTTTAACTCGTCCTTTAATTATACCATAAGGGAGCTATTGTGTTACAAAGTATTTTAACCCTAATTTTAGCGGTATTGGTTTTAGGTTTGACATTAAAAGTTAATAAATTACATAAGGAAATTAAGGAGCTTAAAAAATGAATACCTTAATCTCTATAAACAATGTAAATGTATCTTTTGAAGTTGTTGGTGATGAGATTTTTGCCAACTCTTTACAAATAGCTGAAGTTTTTGAAAAACGACACGATATTATTTTAAGAGCCATTAAAAATTTACCAAAAGATAATTTTAACCACCACAATTTTGTGGCGGTTAAAATTAAAGACAAAAAAGGAGAGTTAAGACCTTGCTATAATCTTACCCGCGATGGTTTTTCTTTGCTTGTAATGGGATTTACAGGAGAGAAGGCTTATAAATTTAAAATAGAGTTTATCAAAGCCTTTAATGAGATGGAAAAACGCTTAAAAATTTTAGAGCAAGAAAACATCAAGAAACTAGCATTGCATCAAAGTTTAGGTTACAAATCCCAACTAGCACAACAAAAAGAAAAATATCAAAATAAAATCAAAGCATTACAATATGATTTAGATAGAGTGAAGAATACACAAGGGCTTAAAAGAAAGCTAAGCAATAAAGAACTAAGAGAACTTAAAAAAATCCTAGCAAAAGATTACGACATAATTTGTTTTGATAAAACTGATTGTCTACTATTTGCTGAAAAAGCTTCAGAAGAACATGATATAGAAAATCGCCACTCTATTTATAAAGGAATAAAAAACAAGTTTGAACGCAAATTAATATACTGGCAAAATTATGAAAAAATGGAAAAAAGATTCAAGGCTATTTTTAGATAAAATAATAATAGTGAAACAAAGGAGTAAAGAAGTGACAGCACAAGAGATAAAAGACTTTTGCAAGGAGCAAGGACTAACTTATAAGCAATTGGGTGAGCTGATAGGAATGACTGAACCTAGCATAAAAACAGCCTTAAGTATTGATAAAATTAGCAACCAAATTGAAGCTAGTATCAATTTGCTTAAAAAAGTTAAAGAGCAAGAACAAGAATTAAAAGAATTTAGAGCATTAAAAGAAATCTTAATTAATCTTACAAGACAGGATAAATAAGCACTTCTGCCGATGCCTTACCTTTATTAAGGCGTAGATATTTTAGCTAACCTTTTTTATATAATAATTTATTTTAAATAACATTTACTTGATTTTTAGTCGTTTTTATTATATAATTGTATTATCAAAAGTTAATCAAAATAACTTTTGAAATAAAAGAAAGGAGTTAAAAGATGGAGTTTTTAACCGCCATCATCGGTTTAGCCTCTGCTTTGATACAGCTTTTCATAATTTTACGAGAAGCTAAGAAAAAATCAAAGTAAGCAAAGGGGCAAAGGGGGAGAGTTCCCCCGCTCATCTCTTAACCTTTTTAAATTATACCAAAGGAGAGTGAAAATGGTAGATTTAGTCCAAAATATTTTAATATTTGTTTTGATTTTACAAGTTGTTTTTTTAACTATAAGGAGCAAAAAACAATAAAATAAAGCAAACAAATAAGACTAACCCCCCCCCAAGCCAAAGAATAGCATTAATGCCTTAGAGCTTTTATATTAGAATAAAAAAAGCAAAGAGGCAGGGTGCAAAAAAACTTAGAAAAATTATCAGACAATTAAGCAAAAAAAGATGGAGTAAGAGATTTGACCCCTACAACATTAAGAGCACCATTTGGCTGGGTTGGTGGAAAAAGTGCATTAGCAAAAAAGATAGTGGAATTAATGCCAGAGCATAAAATGTATATTGAAGTATTTGGAGGAGCATTAAATGTGCTTTATAGAAAGCCAATAGCTAAAAGAGAAATTATTAATGATATAAATGGGGATTTAATTAATTTGCATCAAGTGATTAAAAATCACCCAGAAACCTTGAGAGAAAAACTAAAAATGGAGCTAAAAAGCCGAGAAATTTTCAATCGCATAAAAAGAGGCGAATATGAAATAAGAGGTGATATTGATAGAGCCATGCAGTTTTATTATAGGATAAAAAATACCTTTGGCTGTAACCAGACCACATTTGCAGAAACATGTGTGAGGAATTTAGCAAAAGATTTTAAAAAGTATAGTGAAAGATTAAGAAGAGTAACTATTGAAAATAAAAGCTTTGATGAAATCATTAAACAATATGATAGAGATTATAGTTTATTTTATTTAGACCCGCCTTATGTTGGAACAGAGAAATATTATGACACTGGCTTTGGAATAAAAGAACATAAAGAATTAGCAGAATTATTAAAAAACATTAAAGGGAGGTTTATGCTAAGCTATGAGGATAATGAAATGATAAGAGAGCTTTATAAGGATTATTATTTTAAAACAATCACCATAGACAGAACATTAAGCAATAACACAGGGAAAAGAAAGAGAGCTATTGAATTAATCATTAGTAATTTTAAATTACAGGAAGAATAAAGCTAGAAGAAATAATTGCCTTTTTACTATATTAAAATAAAACAGCAAAGAGGCAGGAACAAGGCTATGGAATTAATACAAATATTTTGCAATAGTATTTTTATCAAACCGCGTTTAAATTTATTAGAGTGGAGTGAGAAATATAGAATTCTTAGCCAAGAAAGCTCTGCACATTTTGGAAGGTTTAAAGCATTGCCTTATCAAAAAGAAGTGATGGAAGAAATAAGCAATGAAGAAAATCAAGAGATTGTTTTAATGTGGGCATCACAACTTGGCAAAAGTGAAATATTAAATAACACATTAGGTTACTTTATCCATCAAGACCCCGCCACCATTCTTTTTTTATTGCCCACAGAAGATATTGCAGAAGATTATTCTAAAAGACGATTAGCACCTATGTTTAGAGATATTAAAGAATTAAGGGAGTTAATTTACAACAAGGATTCTAACAATACGATTTTATTAAAAAATTTTAAAGGTGGCAACCTTGCATTAGTAGGAAGCAATAGCCCTAGCAAATTGGCAAGTAAGCCCATACGCGTTTTAATCGTTGATGAGGTGGATAGATGTGAAATAACCAAAGAAGGTCATAGTATTGATCTAGCACAAAAAAGAACCAACACTTTTTATAATAGAAAAATCATTAAAGTTAGCACCCCCACAATTACAGGAAGTAGTGTCATTGAAAAAGAGTTTGAAGGAAGTGATAAAAGGCGTTATTATGTGCCCTGCCCTTATTGTAAATTCTATCAAACCTTAATCTTTAGTCAAATTAAATGGGAGAAAGATACTAAAGGAGAGCATTTGATTGATACTGCAAGATATATGTGCATTGAATGTGAGAAGTTATGGAGTGAAGAAGAAAAAAATAAAGCAGTAAGTAAAGGAAGGTGGGAGAGGGAAAAAGAGAGTAAAAAAGTAGGATTTTTTCTTAATGCTATCTACTCACCATTTTTTAAAATGAGTGAGATTGTAAAAGACTTTTTAGAAAGCAAAGACAATATCAATAAAATGCAAGTATTTAAAAACACTATTTTGGCTGAGAGCTTTGAGCCACCAAGCATTAAGCTTGAAGATGTAGAGCTTTATAAAAGAAGAGAAGATTATAAACCCACAGAACTGCCAGATGATATTATATTTATTACTGCGGGAGTAGATATACAAGGCGATAGAATTGAAATTGAATTTAAAGGCTTTGGACTAGGATATGAGAACTGGGGAGTGGAGCATGTAAGATTAATGGGCAATACTGATGAGAGTGCTGTGTGGGAGAGATGCTATAGAGAGCTTAAAAAACCTTTTTATACAAAGACTGGAAGAAAGATGATTTCCTCTGTTTGTTTAATTGATAGTGGGGATAAAGCCCAGAGGGTGTATAGTTTTGTAAAACTTGATAAACGATTTTTTGCAACTAAAGGTGCTAGTGAGAGTGAAAAGAAAAAAGATTTTGTAAATAAACCAAAGGAAATACAAAAAGGAGTGAAACTTTATTCCATAGGAACTTATGCAGGAAAAAGTGAGCTTTTAAGATTACTTAGAATTAAAGATATAGGAGCGGGATATTGTCATTATCCTATGAGCTATGACATGGATTATTTTCAAGAGCTAACCGCAGAAAAACTTACAAAAATCAAAACAAAAAGCGGGTATTATACTTATTCTTTTCAAAAGGTAAGAGAGAGAAATGAAGCACTAGATTTATCCGTGCTTTGTCTTGCAGGAGCTAAGATATTAAAGCTTGATAGCTTAATCATTAAAAAGGGGTCTTAAGAGAGGAAGTATTCTCATCTCCTAAGATTTTTCATTTTGCTCCTTCAAAAAAAGCATTAACTCATCATATTTTTTAGCTTTTATGATGATTTCATCATCAATATTACAAGCTTTAGTTTTAATGTAGTTTTCCAGCATGAACCTAACAAAAATTGGGTAAGGTGTGCGATAACCCCAATTATTAATTGTTGCATAAGGGATTCCACTAATTTCAGCCAATTGCTTTTTATTCAAGTTGGCTAATTTTAAAAGTTTTAAAAATTCATCTTTATTAATATAATCTTGCATTTTATTCCTTTGCATTTTATTCCTTTAATAAAAAGAATATTATAGCATAATGCTAAGAAAAAAATAAAGATTGATTAAATATCTATATTTTTTAAGCTTATTTTAAGTAGCAAAATGATATTATTACTACATAAGTTAGCAAATAACTAACTTATGAAATTATAAAAGGAGGTAAAAGATGAAAAAGTTAAGATTGATCGCGACAATCTTGCAAATCGCCTTTTACATAATGGCAATAGTCAAACTCTTAGTAAGTTAGACAAAGCCCTAGAGATAGGGCTTACTTTTTCATCTTTAGTTTATTTTATCAAAAAAAAGGAGTAATATGAGCTTAGATTTTATTTTAATCATAATTCTAGCAGGTTGGCTTAGTGTAAATGAACTTCGTTTAAGAAAACTAGAAAAAGAATTAAAGAATAAGAAAGGATAAGAAATGGGATTTTTCAGCTTTAAAACAAAAGACACAGATAAGGTTATTTACAATGTTTTTAGCAAACACTATAATAATGACGATGGTGCTCAGGTCGTTTATATGGTCAATCCATTAACACAAGAGACTTTTAAAGAAGAACATTATGAGGGCTATGTATAAAAAGCTTTCATTATTAAAGCTGGCACATTTTCTAGACTATATTTTTTTTGTATTTATTAGACAATTATTACATCTTAAATAGTTTTAAAGATTTTTAAATTTACCTTACTTGATAGGGTATTTTTGTAGATGAAATAGAGTTTATTATTAATGTAAAATGTATTGATGTGATGTGGTTTTTGTTTTTGGCTATGTAATAAAAATAATCATGCTTTGTGAGTATATTTCAAATACAAAGTATGTAGGGATGTATGAATTTGATAATTAAATATCTTTGCATAACATAAAACTATTAATAAAAAAATCTATAAAAATTAAAATAAGTTAAAGAGGAATTTATTTTATTGTTATTTTTTTTGAGTTTAAATTCTGCAACAATTTTTTCTTTAATCATCTAAAATATTAAAGATAGTATTTATTGATAAATTAGTGCTTTATTGTGGATTTAAGTTGATAAATCTCCTGATTGTCTCAATTTAGTTGGTATTATGACTATATTTTTTAGATTGTAAAAATACAAAATACATTCACCAGAATTGATGAATGTATGGAAAGGAGATAATTATTTTCTAAGCTCTCTAATTCTAGCAGCTTTACCTTTTCGATCTCTTAGATAATAGAGTTTTGCTCTTCTTACTCTACCGATTCTTAAAACCTGAATACTATCTAAGCTGGCACTGTATAACGGGAAGGTTTTTTCAACACCAATATTGTTAGCACCCATTTTTCTAACTGTAAAAGTTCTATCTACACCATTTCCACGAACAGCAATGCATAAACCTTCAAAATTCTGAATACGAGTTTTTTCACCTTCTTTGATTTGAATACCTAGCTTTAAGGTATCGCCCGCTTTGAATTGAGGAGCTTTTTTCTCACCGATTTGAGTTCTTTCAAAACTCTCGATATATCTATTTTTCATCTTTCACCCTTGTTGTAAAATTTCTGTAATTGAAATAAGTCTGGTCTAAAATACTTAGTTTTTGCCAGAGATAAATCCAGCTTTAAACCTTGCATTATACTATGATTTCCCTTTGAATACTCTGAAGGAGTATAAAAAAATTTATTTTTTTGTAATTTTATCTTAGTTTTTGAAAAAACCGGTGCTTCAAGAAGATTTTTTTCAAAACTTTCCCCAGATAATGATTCTTGATTTCCTAAAACACGGGGAATTTGTCTTGCAATACTATCGCAAAGACAAAGTGCCGCAAGTTCTCCTCCTGTGAGGATAAAATCCCCGATACACAATACTTCATCCGCATACATTTCAATAGCCCTTTCATCAAAGCCCTCATAACGACCGCAAACAAAAGCAATATTTTTTTTCTGACTGAGGCGTTTGGCATCGTGGTTATTAAAGAGTTTTCCACATGGGGTTAAAAAAATAATATGATGCGTGTTTTGAATAGGAGAGAGAGCGTTATGTAGGATTTCAAAATCTATAACTTGTCCAGCGCCTCCACCAATTTGTGTGTTATCTACTTTAAGATAGGGGTTTGTAGAAAAATTTCTGAGATTTGTTACTTTTATATGGATAAGGTCATTTTCTCTTGCTTTTTTAAGAATAGATTCTTCAAAATAGGGAGTAATGAGATTGGGAAATAGGGTAAAAAAATGAAAATGCATTAGCTTTCTTCTAAAATGGCTTTTGCATTTTGTGTTTGTATGGTTTTATTTGTGATGTCTGTTGTTAAAATAAATTGATTAATATAGGGGATTAAAAAGGTTTTTGTATATTGTTTACAGAGTTTTTCATCAGTTTGAATAATTAAAAAATCTGTATTTGTGATTCGTTGGATATCTGTAACCTTTCCTAATTTTTCATTATTTTCTAAAACCATACACCCTATGATATCAAACCAAAAAAACTCATCTTTATTAAGATGGCAATATTTTTTTGTGTCTTCAATGGAGCAGCTTAGCATACAATTGGTAAGAGTTTTTGCAGATTCTGGTGTCGTGATTTCATGGAATATAATAAGCTGTTTTTTTGAATCAAAACTTTTTAGGGTTAAAGATGTGGTATTTTTGTGAAATGAGGACATGGAAGTGGCAAAGAAAGTAGTGTTGGTTTGAAAAATCTCTGGAAAATCTGTAAGAATATGGCATTTCATTGCACCATGTAGACCAACACTTTTTCCAAGCCTTGCAACTTCTATAAGCGTGTTTTGAATATTATTTTGAATATTGCTCTTCATGGATTGCTTTAGCCATTACCTTGTAATTCAAACCATTTTTTGCCTTGCATCCTGATATAAAAGCTTTGATAGAGGCAATCATCTTGCCATCTTTACCAACAATTTTTCCTATATCTTCCGTGGCAGCAAAAATAACAAAGTCGTATCCGTCGGTTGTTTTTTCTTTGGATACACGTACACGCTCTGGGTTTTTGACAATCTTTTTTGTGTATTCGGTAAGAAAGTCTTCAATCATAAAAGGTATAAGATAGTAGAGATTCTTACTTGCTTGTAAGTTTTTCTACGCGTTCACTCATTTTGGCGCCTACGCTTTTCCAGTAGTTTAAACGTTCTTCATTAACTTTTACAGATGTATTTTCTAATAAAGGGTTGTAAAAACCAATAGATTCAATCCAGCCACCATCACGTCTTTTTCTAGAATCTGTAACTACGATGCGATAAAAAGGTTTTTTCTTTCTTCCCATTCTTGTCAATCTAATTACTGTAGCCATTAAAAACTCCTGTATTTTTGAAAATTAAAATTATCTGATGCGTTATTATACACAAAAACATTGTGTTTTAGATTATCTTTTAAAGTTTTGCATTTGCCCCATCATACTCATTAATTCTTGCATGCTTGCCTTGTTAGAAAATTTTTTTGCCATTTTTGCAGCATTGTCAAACTGTTTAATGAGGCGATTGATATCACTAACTTCAAGACCCGAACCTTGTGCAATGCGTTTTCTTCTACTTCCATTAAGCAAGTCAGGATTCTCTCTTTCTTTTGGGGTCATAGAATTTACCATAGCTTTGATATTTTTAATTTCTATGGAATTATCAAGATCTACATTTTTGAGCGCCCCTGCCATTCCACCAAGCCCTGGAATCATTGAGATAATTGAACTCATTGAGCCAAGTTTTTTGATATTTTCAATTTGAGCAATAAAATCCATAAAAGTAAATTGCCCTTTTTTAATTTTTTTGGTGAGTGTTTTAGCTTCTTTTTGATCAATAATGCTAGCTGTTTTTTCTGCAAGAGAAGCAATGTCTCCTGCTCCCATTAATCTTGAAACAATACGATCGGGAATAAAAATATCAAAATCAGGAATCTTTTCCCCCGTTCCAATGAAACGCAAAGGAATACCAATTTGATAAGCAATGGAAAGTGCTATACCCCCCTTGCTATCACTATCGAATTTACTTAGAATTACCCCACTTAGATCTAACTTTTCATTAAAACTTGCTGCAGTCCTTACTCCATCTTGACCACTTAAAGAATCTGCAACATAAAAAATTTCATCAGGAATAATTGCCTCTTTGATTTGTTGTAGTTCTTGCATAAGGTCTTCATCAATTGCTAAACGTCCAGCAGTATCGATAATTAGTACATCAAAATGTGATTCAATGGCTTTTTGCTTGGCGAGTTTTGCGATAGAGATAGGATCGTGGTTTTCTTCAATGCTAAAAACTTCTACTTCAATTTGTTCGCCAAGTTGTTTGAGTTGTTTGATAGCTGCAAGTCTTTGTAAATCACAGGCTGCAAGTAAAACTTTTTTGTTTTTTATTTTGAGATAATTTGCAAGTTTTGCGCTAGTTGTAGTTTTTCCACTTCCTTGAAGTCCTGCCATAAGAATTGTAGTGGGAGGTTTATTTGCAAAAACAAAGCCATAGGATTTACTAGTTTGTAAGATAGATAGAATTGCATTTTGCAAAGAATCTAAAAAGTTTTGTCTACCAATACCCTTTGCTTTTGTCTGACTTTCTACTTGTTGAATAATTTCTTTAGTCACTTTATGATGAACATCATTTTTTAATAAAGATTTTTTTAACTCGTCCAATGCTCTAGAAAGAGATTTTTCATCATCGTTAAAACGTATTTTTCCTACAACATTTCTAAAAGTACTTCCTAATGTATCAAACATTATTCTTCCTTAATCTTTTTTTTGATTTTTTTGGTAATTAAAATTTAATAATATTTATATATTTCATAGAACTCAAAGTATGCATTGAAAACAGATAAAATGTCCAATAATTTAGATTCTAACATAAAAAAATATAAAAAATTACAAAAAAAATGATAAAATCACGCACCTGTTTTTGATGGCAGGTATATAAGAGAGTTGTTAAGTTTCGTTAAAGTTTTATTCTTTAGTTCTGTAAGTATTTTTAAATTTAGCACATAAGGAAATCATATGAATTTCGAGACGCAATTGAAAGCAAAAAAACTTAAAGTAACTCCACAGAGAATGGCCATATTGAGTACGATTTATCAAAGTGGACATATTGGAATTGAAGAAATTTATGAAAAAATTAAAAAAGATTATCCATCAATTTCTTTAGCGACAATTTATAAAAACATCGCTTCGTTACATGAGGCAAATATTTTAAGGGAGGTAAAAGTTCCTTCTCAAAAACAAAAATATGAATTAGCATGCGAAAAACATCTTCATGTAGCTTGTGAAAAATGTGGTAAGCTTGAGGATGTGTATTTTGATGTTGAAAGTGTACTTAATGAATGCAGTAATGCTACAGATTATAAAATTCATGATATGAATGCAATGTTTATTGGTGTTTGCGCAAAATGTGCAAATAGTTAAAAACTATATTTGATTGTGGCGCTGTACTCTGTACCGCCCAATTTGTCTACTCCTATACTAGGTAAAAACACGAGATTTTTATTTTTAGGTTTATATTTTGAGGTAAAAAGCCATCCAAAACTCCATGCAATTGCTCCTCCTGTAATAACTTGCCATATTGTATGTTTTCTTGCATGTACTCTTGAAGCTGCAGTTGTGATTGCAAGAAGAGTGATGGGGATAGCAGGTTTCCAGCCGTAGCGATAGTAAACAAAAGCTGCAGCACTAAAAGCGCCTCCAGAATGTCCACTAGGCATCCCCTTATAATCTTCGCAACAAGGACGTTTGGAGAAAGAAACATCATAACCTTTTTTGTGTGCATATTCAAAACTTCTTTTGATAATTTCAATACTAGCTTGTGTGCTGATTGCTCCAAGCATTAGTTCTCCAAATCCGCGATAATCTTCTATTCCTAGTGAAACTACACCGA encodes:
- a CDS encoding S24 family peptidase, translated to MGDSMDPLINNESIVFCDKMEKSIKNGKVYAINTIDGVFVKECFLQGELLKLESINKEYPPLFFNLKDIFKVSQEELPIIDVDSMPF
- a CDS encoding dATP/dGTP diphosphohydrolase domain-containing protein; its protein translation is MNKDFEEFFKDAPTMEQKEELLKNNNFMKLDHEKLKYHLLPPLALKKVVGVLTYGANKYAEENWRNSKKEDYKRMLSATYRHIEAYRSGEYFDNESKYPHLAHAICNLLFLLELEKV
- a CDS encoding transcriptional regulator; protein product: MKQRSKEVTAQEIKDFCKEQGLTYKQLGDLIGYSESSLKSILTTGKISENLEKSIKLLIDNRDLKLKLKEMDNLKNTLKTLLDLK
- a CDS encoding Rha family transcriptional regulator, which translates into the protein MNTLISINNVNVSFEVVGDEIFANSLQIAEVFEKRHDIILRAIKNLPKDNFNHHNFVAVKIKDKKGELRPCYNLTRDGFSLLVMGFTGEKAYKFKIEFIKAFNEMEKRLKILEQENIKKLALHQSLGYKSQLAQQKEKYQNKIKALQYDLDRVKNTQGLKRKLSNKELRELKKILAKDYDIICFDKTDCLLFAEKASEEHDIENRHSIYKGIKNKFERKLIYWQNYEKMEKRFKAIFR
- a CDS encoding transcriptional regulator; amino-acid sequence: MKQRSKEVTAQEIKDFCKEQGLTYKQLGELIGMTEPSIKTALSIDKISNQIEASINLLKKVKEQEQELKEFRALKEILINLTRQDK
- a CDS encoding DNA adenine methylase gives rise to the protein MTPTTLRAPFGWVGGKSALAKKIVELMPEHKMYIEVFGGALNVLYRKPIAKREIINDINGDLINLHQVIKNHPETLREKLKMELKSREIFNRIKRGEYEIRGDIDRAMQFYYRIKNTFGCNQTTFAETCVRNLAKDFKKYSERLRRVTIENKSFDEIIKQYDRDYSLFYLDPPYVGTEKYYDTGFGIKEHKELAELLKNIKGRFMLSYEDNEMIRELYKDYYFKTITIDRTLSNNTGKRKRAIELIISNFKLQEE
- a CDS encoding phage terminase large subunit family protein yields the protein MELIQIFCNSIFIKPRLNLLEWSEKYRILSQESSAHFGRFKALPYQKEVMEEISNEENQEIVLMWASQLGKSEILNNTLGYFIHQDPATILFLLPTEDIAEDYSKRRLAPMFRDIKELRELIYNKDSNNTILLKNFKGGNLALVGSNSPSKLASKPIRVLIVDEVDRCEITKEGHSIDLAQKRTNTFYNRKIIKVSTPTITGSSVIEKEFEGSDKRRYYVPCPYCKFYQTLIFSQIKWEKDTKGEHLIDTARYMCIECEKLWSEEEKNKAVSKGRWEREKESKKVGFFLNAIYSPFFKMSEIVKDFLESKDNINKMQVFKNTILAESFEPPSIKLEDVELYKRREDYKPTELPDDIIFITAGVDIQGDRIEIEFKGFGLGYENWGVEHVRLMGNTDESAVWERCYRELKKPFYTKTGRKMISSVCLIDSGDKAQRVYSFVKLDKRFFATKGASESEKKKDFVNKPKEIQKGVKLYSIGTYAGKSELLRLLRIKDIGAGYCHYPMSYDMDYFQELTAEKLTKIKTKSGYYTYSFQKVRERNEALDLSVLCLAGAKILKLDSLIIKKGS
- a CDS encoding XRE family transcriptional regulator — its product is MQDYINKDEFLKLLKLANLNKKQLAEISGIPYATINNWGYRTPYPIFVRFMLENYIKTKACNIDDEIIIKAKKYDELMLFLKEQNEKS
- the rplS gene encoding 50S ribosomal protein L19 → MKNRYIESFERTQIGEKKAPQFKAGDTLKLGIQIKEGEKTRIQNFEGLCIAVRGNGVDRTFTVRKMGANNIGVEKTFPLYSASLDSIQVLRIGRVRRAKLYYLRDRKGKAARIRELRK
- the trmD gene encoding tRNA (guanosine(37)-N1)-methyltransferase TrmD; translated protein: MHFHFFTLFPNLITPYFEESILKKARENDLIHIKVTNLRNFSTNPYLKVDNTQIGGGAGQVIDFEILHNALSPIQNTHHIIFLTPCGKLFNNHDAKRLSQKKNIAFVCGRYEGFDERAIEMYADEVLCIGDFILTGGELAALCLCDSIARQIPRVLGNQESLSGESFEKNLLEAPVFSKTKIKLQKNKFFYTPSEYSKGNHSIMQGLKLDLSLAKTKYFRPDLFQLQKFYNKGER
- the rimM gene encoding ribosome maturation factor RimM (Essential for efficient processing of 16S rRNA) → MKSNIQNNIQNTLIEVARLGKSVGLHGAMKCHILTDFPEIFQTNTTFFATSMSSFHKNTTSLTLKSFDSKKQLIIFHEITTPESAKTLTNCMLSCSIEDTKKYCHLNKDEFFWFDIIGCMVLENNEKLGKVTDIQRITNTDFLIIQTDEKLCKQYTKTFLIPYINQFILTTDITNKTIQTQNAKAILEES
- a CDS encoding KH domain-containing protein yields the protein MIEDFLTEYTKKIVKNPERVRVSKEKTTDGYDFVIFAATEDIGKIVGKDGKMIASIKAFISGCKAKNGLNYKVMAKAIHEEQYSK
- the rpsP gene encoding 30S ribosomal protein S16, translating into MATVIRLTRMGRKKKPFYRIVVTDSRKRRDGGWIESIGFYNPLLENTSVKVNEERLNYWKSVGAKMSERVEKLTSK
- the ffh gene encoding signal recognition particle protein encodes the protein MFDTLGSTFRNVVGKIRFNDDEKSLSRALDELKKSLLKNDVHHKVTKEIIQQVESQTKAKGIGRQNFLDSLQNAILSILQTSKSYGFVFANKPPTTILMAGLQGSGKTTTSAKLANYLKIKNKKVLLAACDLQRLAAIKQLKQLGEQIEVEVFSIEENHDPISIAKLAKQKAIESHFDVLIIDTAGRLAIDEDLMQELQQIKEAIIPDEIFYVADSLSGQDGVRTAASFNEKLDLSGVILSKFDSDSKGGIALSIAYQIGIPLRFIGTGEKIPDFDIFIPDRIVSRLMGAGDIASLAEKTASIIDQKEAKTLTKKIKKGQFTFMDFIAQIENIKKLGSMSSIISMIPGLGGMAGALKNVDLDNSIEIKNIKAMVNSMTPKERENPDLLNGSRRKRIAQGSGLEVSDINRLIKQFDNAAKMAKKFSNKASMQELMSMMGQMQNFKR